In one window of Dokdonia sp. PRO95 DNA:
- a CDS encoding arginine decarboxylase, with protein sequence MKTKYIDLIEQTYYFPQEEFNLNKNHLEFHGIDLMKLVEQYGAPLKFTYLPKISDNIQRAKKWFADAIEANGYEGSYNYCYCTKSSHFKHVLNEALSNNIHIETSSAFDIDIVESLKAAGKITDDTYVISNGFKRDRYVENIARLINNGHENAIPVIDNYEEIELLSNQINGKFKVGIRIASEEEPKFEFYTSRLGIGYKNIVPFFNNQIKNNEKVELKMLHFFINTGIRDTAYYWNELMKCIKVYINLKKICPSLDSLNIGGGFPIKNSLAFEYDYAYMINEIIAQIKQACDDADVKVPHIFTEFGSFTVGESGGAIYEVLYQKQQNDREKWNMINSSFITTLPDTWAINKRFIMLAVNRWNEEYERVLLGGLTCDSDDYYNSEQHMNAIYMPKYKKDKPLYIGFFNTGAYQESIGGFGGLQHCLVPSPKHILIDRNEDGEITTEIFAEQQTSDQLLGILGY encoded by the coding sequence ATGAAGACCAAGTACATTGATCTCATCGAGCAAACGTATTATTTCCCACAAGAGGAATTTAATCTCAACAAAAACCATCTTGAGTTTCACGGCATTGACCTAATGAAACTTGTAGAGCAATATGGTGCACCACTTAAGTTTACTTATCTACCTAAAATCTCTGATAACATACAGCGAGCAAAAAAATGGTTTGCAGATGCTATCGAGGCAAATGGTTATGAAGGAAGCTATAACTACTGCTACTGTACAAAAAGCTCACACTTTAAGCATGTACTCAATGAGGCGTTGTCTAATAATATCCACATCGAGACTTCGTCTGCATTTGACATAGATATCGTAGAGAGCTTAAAGGCTGCTGGAAAAATAACAGACGACACCTATGTAATAAGCAATGGTTTTAAACGTGATAGATACGTAGAAAACATCGCACGCCTAATTAACAATGGTCATGAAAATGCAATTCCAGTAATTGACAATTATGAGGAGATAGAACTACTAAGTAATCAGATCAATGGTAAATTTAAAGTAGGTATTCGAATCGCATCTGAAGAGGAGCCTAAGTTTGAATTCTACACCTCAAGACTTGGAATAGGATATAAAAATATCGTTCCATTCTTTAATAACCAGATCAAAAATAACGAGAAAGTTGAGCTTAAAATGCTTCACTTCTTTATAAATACAGGTATACGCGACACCGCATATTACTGGAACGAGCTCATGAAGTGTATTAAAGTGTACATTAATCTTAAAAAGATTTGTCCGTCACTTGATAGTCTAAACATAGGTGGAGGTTTCCCTATTAAAAACTCGCTTGCCTTTGAGTATGATTATGCATACATGATTAACGAGATCATCGCACAAATCAAACAAGCTTGTGATGATGCTGATGTAAAAGTGCCACATATTTTTACTGAGTTTGGCAGCTTTACTGTTGGTGAAAGCGGTGGAGCTATTTATGAAGTACTTTACCAGAAGCAACAAAACGACCGTGAGAAGTGGAACATGATTAACTCTTCATTTATCACAACATTACCAGATACCTGGGCTATAAATAAACGTTTTATCATGCTAGCGGTAAATCGCTGGAATGAGGAATATGAGCGTGTATTATTAGGAGGTCTTACCTGTGATAGTGATGACTATTACAACAGTGAGCAGCATATGAACGCGATTTATATGCCTAAGTACAAAAAGGACAAACCACTTTACATAGGTTTCTTTAATACTGGGGCGTACCAAGAGTCTATAGGGGGTTTCGGCGGACTGCAACACTGCCTTGTTCCTTCTCCTAAGCATATCCTTATTGACCGGAATGAAGATGGAGAGATTACCACAGAAATATTTGCAGAGCAGCAGACTAGTGATCAATTGCTAGGCATTTTAGGGTATTAA
- the speB gene encoding agmatinase — protein sequence MKTYAGIPQEYAGAEKAKIVLLPVPYDGTSTWGKGADKGPEAFLHASENMELYDIETESEVYKQGIHLADPITENASPEAMVEAVHKMVKKNIKRNKFVTMFGGEHSVSIGAIRAFNETFDNLTVLQLDAHADLRESYEGSTCNHACAVYEANQTTNLVQVGIRSMDAIEKTVMNEDNVFFAHEMATDDYWMDNAIEAMTENVYVTFDLDAFDPSVLPATGTPEPGGLFWYETLDFLRRVFAEKNVVGFDIVELCPNGNSKPSEFAAAKLYYKMLSYKFEQEDAEEEYEVSGLQEKSKKINQEEDDYND from the coding sequence ATGAAAACGTACGCAGGCATACCACAAGAATATGCAGGAGCTGAAAAAGCTAAAATTGTTTTACTCCCTGTCCCTTACGACGGAACTAGTACTTGGGGCAAAGGAGCCGACAAGGGTCCTGAAGCATTTTTACATGCTTCTGAAAATATGGAGCTTTACGACATAGAAACTGAAAGCGAAGTTTACAAACAAGGGATACACCTTGCAGATCCTATCACAGAAAATGCATCACCAGAAGCAATGGTGGAAGCTGTGCACAAGATGGTAAAGAAAAACATTAAACGTAACAAGTTTGTTACCATGTTTGGTGGAGAGCATTCTGTATCTATAGGTGCGATACGCGCATTTAATGAGACTTTTGATAACCTCACAGTATTACAACTAGACGCACATGCAGATTTACGTGAGTCTTATGAAGGCTCTACTTGCAATCACGCATGCGCTGTGTATGAAGCAAACCAAACTACAAATCTTGTACAAGTAGGAATACGTAGTATGGATGCCATAGAAAAAACAGTGATGAATGAAGACAATGTCTTCTTTGCTCACGAGATGGCAACAGATGATTACTGGATGGACAATGCGATTGAGGCAATGACAGAAAATGTATATGTAACATTTGATCTAGATGCCTTTGATCCATCTGTACTTCCTGCTACAGGAACTCCAGAACCTGGAGGTTTATTTTGGTATGAAACACTAGACTTCTTACGTCGCGTGTTTGCAGAGAAGAATGTTGTAGGTTTTGATATTGTAGAGCTTTGCCCTAATGGAAACAGCAAACCTTCTGAGTTTGCAGCGGCAAAATTATACTACAAAATGCTTAGCTATAAGTTTGAGCAAGAAGATGCCGAAGAAGAATATGAAGTAAGCGGATTACAAGAAAAGAGCAAAAAAATTAATCAAGAAGAAGACGACTATAATGACTAA
- a CDS encoding deoxyhypusine synthase family protein: protein MTNKGAISQFIEKYYLHFNSAALVDAAKGYEAQLENGSKMLVSLAGAMSTAEIGKIFAEMIRQKKVHIISCTGANLEEDIMNLVAHSHYKRVPNYRDLTPQDEWDLLEKGLNRVTDTCIPEEEAFRRIQEHIVKIWQEAEAAGERYLPHEYMYKLLLSGVLEQYYEIDIKDSWMYAAAEANLPIICPGWEDSTMGNIFASYVMKGELKATTMKSGIEYMTFLADWYTANSENGIGFFQIGGGIAGDFPICVVPMLYQDMERTETPFWSYFCQISDSTTSYGSYSGAVPNEKITWGKLDMDTPKFIIESDATIVAPLIFAYLLDM from the coding sequence ATGACTAATAAAGGAGCAATATCACAATTTATTGAGAAGTACTATCTACACTTTAACTCTGCTGCGCTAGTAGATGCTGCCAAAGGGTATGAAGCTCAACTAGAAAATGGGTCAAAAATGCTTGTTTCCCTTGCTGGAGCAATGAGTACTGCAGAGATAGGAAAAATCTTTGCAGAGATGATACGCCAGAAAAAAGTGCATATTATCTCATGTACAGGTGCAAACTTAGAAGAAGATATCATGAACTTAGTTGCTCACAGCCACTACAAGCGTGTACCTAATTATAGAGATCTTACTCCTCAAGATGAGTGGGATTTACTAGAAAAAGGTCTCAACCGTGTTACAGACACGTGTATTCCAGAAGAAGAAGCTTTCCGTCGTATTCAAGAACATATTGTAAAGATATGGCAAGAAGCAGAGGCTGCTGGTGAGCGTTATTTACCGCATGAGTACATGTATAAATTATTACTTTCTGGAGTATTAGAGCAATACTACGAGATAGACATTAAGGATAGCTGGATGTATGCAGCTGCAGAGGCAAACTTGCCTATTATCTGTCCAGGTTGGGAAGATAGCACTATGGGTAACATCTTTGCGAGCTATGTGATGAAAGGCGAACTTAAAGCCACAACTATGAAGTCGGGCATTGAGTACATGACATTCCTCGCAGACTGGTATACGGCAAACTCAGAAAATGGAATAGGTTTCTTCCAGATAGGTGGAGGTATTGCTGGTGATTTCCCTATTTGTGTAGTGCCTATGCTTTACCAAGATATGGAGCGCACAGAAACTCCTTTCTGGAGCTATTTCTGCCAGATAAGTGACTCAACTACAAGTTATGGATCTTATTCTGGAGCTGTACCTAATGAAAAAATCACTTGGGGAAAACTAGATATGGATACTCCTAAATTTATCATCGAGAGCGATGCGACTATTGTAGCGCCATTAATCTTTGCTTACCTGTTAGATATGTAA